One window from the genome of Papilio machaon chromosome 6, ilPapMach1.1, whole genome shotgun sequence encodes:
- the LOC106714813 gene encoding E3 ubiquitin-protein ligase NRDP1 isoform X1, with translation MGFDIKRFQGDVDEELICPICSGVLEDPLQAPACEHAFCRACITEWISRQPTCPVDRQAVTASQLRPVPRILRNLLSRLCTSCDNAPHGCNAVLKLDSLASHLVDCEFNPKRLMPCEAGCGLVIPKDELAEHNCVRELRVLIASQQGKLTDYQQELTEQRLIINEHKRELALLKEFMRAMRVSNPAMRALADQMEREEVVRWASSLARARVTRWGGMISTPDDVLQVMMIKRSLSESGCPSHIIDDLMENCHERRWPPGLSSLETRQNNRRLYEKYVCKRVPGKQAVLVLQCDNTHVDEHMMVEPGLVMIFAHGIE, from the exons ATGGGCTTTGATATCAAAAGATTTCAAGGTGACGTTGATGAAGAACTTATTTGCCCTATTTGCTCAGGAGTTTTAGAAGATCCGTTGCAG GCGCCAGCCTGTGAGCATGCATTTTGTCGTGCGTGTATTACTGAATGGATAAGTCGGCAGCCCACTTGTCCTGTGGATCGTCAGGCGGTCACCGCGAGCCAGTTGAGACCTGTTCCAAGAATACTACGCAATTTATTATCCAG ACTTTGTACAAGCTGTGACAATGCCCCTCACGGCTGCAATGCAGTTTTGAAACTGGACTCCTTAGCTTCACATCTTGTTGATT GTGAATTTAATCCAAAAAGACTAATGCCATGCGAAGCGGGTTGTGGTCTTGTTATACCTAAAGATGAGCTGGCGGAGCACAACTGTGTTAGAGAGTTGAGGGTACTGATTGCGTCGCAGCAAGGCAAGCTTACAGACTACCAGCAGGAGCTTACAGAACAGAGACTCATAATTAATGAACATAAAAGAGAGTTAGCATTGCTAAAG GAGTTCATGCGCGCGATGCGTGTGTCGAACCCGGCGATGCGCGCGCTGGCGGACCAGATGGAGCGCGAGGAGGTGGTGCGCTGGGCGAGTTCACTGGCACGCGCACGCGTCACGCGCTGGGGTGGTATGATATCGACACCTGATGACGTCCTGCAGGTG ATGATGATTAAGAGAAGTTTATCAGAGTCCGGCTGCCCCTCTCATATAATAGATGATCTAATGGAGAACTGCCATGAACGGAGATGGCCGCCCGGACTCTCCTCTTTAGAAACTAGACAAAATAATAGAAG ATTATATGAGAAATATGTGTGCAAAAGAGTACCAGGTAAGCAGGCGGTGCTCGTGCTGCAGTGTGACAATACTCACGTCGACGAGCACATGATGGTCGAGCCTGGACTCGTCATGATATTTGCCCACGGCATTGAATAA
- the LOC106714813 gene encoding E3 ubiquitin-protein ligase NRDP1 isoform X2 translates to MGFDIKRFQGDVDEELICPICSGVLEDPLQAPACEHAFCRACITEWISRQPTCPVDRQAVTASQLRPVPRILRNLLSRLCTSCDNAPHGCNAVLKLDSLASHLVDCEFNPKRLMPCEAGCGLVIPKDELAEHNCVRELRVLIASQQGKLTDYQQELTEQRLIINEHKRELALLKEFMRAMRVSNPAMRALADQMEREEVVRWASSLARARVTRWGGMISTPDDVLQMMIKRSLSESGCPSHIIDDLMENCHERRWPPGLSSLETRQNNRRLYEKYVCKRVPGKQAVLVLQCDNTHVDEHMMVEPGLVMIFAHGIE, encoded by the exons ATGGGCTTTGATATCAAAAGATTTCAAGGTGACGTTGATGAAGAACTTATTTGCCCTATTTGCTCAGGAGTTTTAGAAGATCCGTTGCAG GCGCCAGCCTGTGAGCATGCATTTTGTCGTGCGTGTATTACTGAATGGATAAGTCGGCAGCCCACTTGTCCTGTGGATCGTCAGGCGGTCACCGCGAGCCAGTTGAGACCTGTTCCAAGAATACTACGCAATTTATTATCCAG ACTTTGTACAAGCTGTGACAATGCCCCTCACGGCTGCAATGCAGTTTTGAAACTGGACTCCTTAGCTTCACATCTTGTTGATT GTGAATTTAATCCAAAAAGACTAATGCCATGCGAAGCGGGTTGTGGTCTTGTTATACCTAAAGATGAGCTGGCGGAGCACAACTGTGTTAGAGAGTTGAGGGTACTGATTGCGTCGCAGCAAGGCAAGCTTACAGACTACCAGCAGGAGCTTACAGAACAGAGACTCATAATTAATGAACATAAAAGAGAGTTAGCATTGCTAAAG GAGTTCATGCGCGCGATGCGTGTGTCGAACCCGGCGATGCGCGCGCTGGCGGACCAGATGGAGCGCGAGGAGGTGGTGCGCTGGGCGAGTTCACTGGCACGCGCACGCGTCACGCGCTGGGGTGGTATGATATCGACACCTGATGACGTCCTGCAG ATGATGATTAAGAGAAGTTTATCAGAGTCCGGCTGCCCCTCTCATATAATAGATGATCTAATGGAGAACTGCCATGAACGGAGATGGCCGCCCGGACTCTCCTCTTTAGAAACTAGACAAAATAATAGAAG ATTATATGAGAAATATGTGTGCAAAAGAGTACCAGGTAAGCAGGCGGTGCTCGTGCTGCAGTGTGACAATACTCACGTCGACGAGCACATGATGGTCGAGCCTGGACTCGTCATGATATTTGCCCACGGCATTGAATAA